One window from the genome of Salvia splendens isolate huo1 chromosome 9, SspV2, whole genome shotgun sequence encodes:
- the LOC121747494 gene encoding zinc finger Ran-binding domain-containing protein 2-like — MSREGGDWMCQACQHINFKKREACQRCSCPKYSTAAEVEAYAAAQRTEVMAGDWYCGAMNCGAHNYASRSTCYRCGAVKTYCTYGGYAYEAVPGWKTGDWICNRLGCAMHNYASRTECYKCKTPRE, encoded by the exons ATGAGTAGAGAAGGAGGAGATTGGATGTGCCAGGCGTGCCAGCACATCAACTTCAAGAAGCGGGAGGCCTGCCAGCGGTGCAGTTGCCCCAAGTACTCCACCGCCGCTGAGGTGGAGGCGTATGCCGCGGCGCAGAGGACGGAGGTGATGGCGGGGGACTGGTATTGCGGCGCCATGAACTGCGGCGCTCACAACTACGCCAGCCGAAGCACCTGCTACCGCTGCGGCGCTGTCAAGACCTACTGCACCTACGGCGGCTATGCCTACGAGGCCGTTCCCGGCTGGAAAACCGGCGACTGGATTTGCAATCG aCTAGGATGCGCCATGCACAACTATGCTAGCAGGACGGAATGCTATAAATGCAAAACACCCAGAGAGTGA
- the LOC121746912 gene encoding glucan endo-1,3-beta-glucosidase 8-like, with the protein MERRQLNYHENVVVLLCVIMMMAKSSSSSSSSSSSSSSSSSSNSVGVNWGTMATHQLPPSSVVDMLKNNNFNKVKLFDADEAILDALSGTSIEVMLAVPNYMLAEISSDPSIAASWVDANVTAYAYPGGVNIKYVAVGNEPFLKTYNGTYLQQTLPALKNIQEAINNAGLGSKIKATVPFNADVYNSPESNPVPSAGEFRAEIRDLTVQIVQYLYSNDAPFVVNIYPFLSLYGNSYFPLDFAFFDGYNKPLRDGNCVYTNVFDANLDTLLWSLTRAGYPDMKIIVGEVGWPTDGDVHANVQSAKRFNQGLIEHVMSGQGTPLRKGRIDVYLFSLIDEDAKSIDPGSFERHWGILEFDGRPKYELDISGSHQNRSLVAVQGVSYMGRRWCVLDPRAKDVEWDLAKNVDYACSQSDCTALGYGSSCNHLSLQGNASYAFNMYYQLKDQNEWDCDFAGLAVITDQDPSDSRCKFPVMIAYGKRPVLMLHKKLVDILLVVAEGCVVFLLLVS; encoded by the exons ATGGAGAGAAGACAGTTAAATTATCATGAAAATGTGGTTGTTTTGTTGTGTGTGATTATGATGATGGcaaaatcatcatcatcatcatcatcatcatcatcatcatcatcatcatcaagcaGCAGCAATAGTGTGGGAGTGAATTGGGGCACAATGGCAACACATCAATTGCCTCCTTCGAGCGTCGTTGATATGCTGAAAAACAACAACTTCAACAAGGTGAAGCTATTCGACGCCGACGAGGCCATCTTGGATGCATTATCTGGCACTTCCATCGAGGTCATGCTCGCCGTCCCCAACTACATGCTGGCCGAGATCAGCTCCGACCCCTCCATTGCCGCCTCGTGGGTCGACGCCAACGTCACTGCTTACGCCTACCCCGGTGGAGTCAACATCAA ATACGTAGCCGTTGGAAACGAGCCGTTTTTGAAGACGTACAACGGGACCTACTTGCAGCAGACGCTGCCGGCGTTGAAAAACATCCAGGAAGCTATCAACAATGCCGGCCTCGGGTCAAAGATCAAGGCCACGGTCCCGTTCAACGCCGACGTCTACAACTCGCCCGAGTCGAACCCAGTGCCGTCCGCGGGCGAGTTCCGCGCTGAGATACGCGATCTGACGGTCCAGATCGTCCAGTATCTCTACTCCAACGACGCCCCGTTCGTCGTCAACATCTACCCGTTCCTGAGCCTCTACGGAAATTCCTATTTCCCCCTTGACTTTGCCTTCTTCGACGGCTACAACAAGCCGCTCCGGGACGGAAACTGCGTCTACACTAACGTGTTTGACGCAAATCTAGATACCCTGCTCTGGTCGCTCACCAGAGCAGGGTACCCTGACATGAAGATCATAGTTGGTGAAGTGGGATGGCCCACTGATGGTGACGTCCATGCAAATGTACAGAGTGCTAAGAGATTCAATCAAGGTCTAATCGAACACGTGATGAGTGGACAGGGCACACCTCTGAGAAAAGGCAGAATAGATGTTTATCTATTCAGCCTGATCGACGAGGATGCCAAGAGCATCGACCCAGGAAGCTTCGAGCGACACTGGGGGATATTGGAATTCGATGGTAGGCCTAAATACGAGCTCGATATCTCAGGCTCGCATCAGAACAGGAGCCTCGTGGCCGTGCAGGGCGTGTCCTACATGGGGAGGCGGTGGTGCGTGTTGGACCCACGCGCCAAGGATGTTGAGTGGGATTTGGCGAAGAATGTGGACTACGCCTGCAGCCAGTCTGATTGCACGGCGCTGGGCTACGGCTCGTCGTGCAATCACCTGAGCCTGCAGGGGAACGCGTCGTACGCGTTCAACATGTACTATCAGTTGAAGGATCAAAATGAGTGGGATTGCGATTTCGCGGGCCTGGCCGTGATCACGGACCAGGACCCCTCGGATAGCAGATGCAAGTTTCCTGTTATGATTGCATATGGCAAGCGTCCCGTGCTGATGCTGCATAAGAAATTGGTCGACATTTTGCTTGTGGTTGCTGAGGGTTGTGTAGTGTTTCTGCTTCTTGTGTCTTAG